Proteins from a single region of Euzebya sp.:
- a CDS encoding helix-turn-helix domain-containing protein, translating into MTPPDTASPDRLMTIAQVADRLGVEVRHMRRLVHERRIPYIKWGHLLRFDPDDIETWIDANRHHAVARRGR; encoded by the coding sequence ATGACCCCGCCCGACACCGCCAGTCCCGACCGGCTCATGACCATCGCCCAGGTTGCTGACCGCCTTGGCGTCGAGGTCCGCCACATGCGCCGCCTCGTCCACGAACGCCGCATCCCATACATCAAGTGGGGCCACCTCCTCCGCTTCGACCCAGACGACATCGAGACCTGGATCGACGCCAACCGCCATCACGCCGTCGCACGGCGTGGCCGTTGA
- a CDS encoding aquaporin, whose translation MPSRADDQVAARPPVVPDPAAVERHTPLPRAALAEFVGTAMLLAAIVGSGIMAETRSPADAGLQLLEAAVATGAVLAAIIVALGPVSGAHLNPCVTLADRVLGRMRWPTAAAYVTAQAGGAVAGVVVANVMFDGPAVSISTTSRSGVGQWVGEVVATYGLVLIIFSLVRARASLAAIAVAVGGYIAGAYVFTSSTSFANPAITLARTLTDTFAGIAPADVAAFVAAQLLGTLLAVGTVTLLHPPPPNNPA comes from the coding sequence GTGCCCAGCCGTGCGGACGACCAGGTCGCCGCTCGCCCACCGGTCGTGCCGGACCCCGCGGCCGTCGAGCGGCACACCCCCCTCCCCCGGGCGGCGCTGGCGGAGTTCGTCGGCACCGCGATGCTGCTCGCCGCCATCGTCGGGTCGGGGATCATGGCCGAGACCCGCTCACCCGCCGACGCGGGCCTCCAGCTGCTCGAGGCCGCGGTGGCGACCGGCGCGGTGCTGGCGGCGATCATCGTGGCCCTGGGTCCGGTCTCCGGCGCGCACCTGAACCCGTGCGTGACCCTGGCCGACCGGGTGCTCGGCCGGATGCGCTGGCCGACCGCCGCCGCCTACGTGACCGCCCAGGCCGGCGGCGCGGTCGCGGGCGTCGTGGTGGCCAACGTCATGTTCGACGGACCGGCGGTCTCGATCTCGACCACGTCGCGGTCCGGGGTCGGCCAGTGGGTCGGCGAGGTCGTCGCCACGTACGGGCTTGTGCTCATCATCTTCTCCCTCGTGCGGGCGCGGGCGTCGCTCGCGGCGATCGCGGTGGCGGTCGGCGGGTACATCGCGGGTGCCTACGTGTTCACGTCGTCGACGAGCTTCGCCAACCCGGCGATCACCCTGGCGCGGACCCTGACCGACACCTTCGCCGGGATCGCCCCCGCCGACGTCGCGGCGTTCGTCGCAGCCCAGCTGCTCGGGACGCTCCTCGCTGTCGGCACGGTCACCCTCCTGCACCCGCCCCCACCGAACAATCCTGCTTGA
- a CDS encoding VOC family protein, whose translation MAAEMSADPTRQDPISGPTVHVRYMVDDVERALDFYTTHFGFTAGTVALPAFADAVRGHLRLLLSGPRSSAGRPMPDGDLPGPGGWNRIHLVVDDLAREVARLRGGGVAFRNDVVTGPGGSQILVQDPAGNLVELFQPAAAGG comes from the coding sequence ATGGCCGCTGAGATGTCCGCTGACCCGACCCGCCAGGACCCGATCTCCGGGCCGACCGTGCACGTGCGCTACATGGTCGACGACGTCGAGCGGGCCCTCGACTTCTACACCACCCACTTCGGCTTCACCGCCGGCACCGTCGCCCTGCCGGCCTTCGCCGATGCGGTGCGCGGCCACCTGCGGCTGCTGCTGAGCGGGCCGAGGAGCTCCGCGGGGCGGCCGATGCCGGACGGCGACCTCCCCGGGCCGGGCGGCTGGAACCGGATCCACCTGGTGGTCGATGACCTGGCCCGCGAGGTCGCCCGTCTCCGCGGAGGGGGTGTCGCGTTCCGGAACGACGTGGTGACGGGACCCGGCGGCTCCCAGATCCTGGTCCAGGACCCGGCCGGCAACCTCGTCGAGCTGTTCCAGCCGGCCGCCGCCGGCGGGTGA
- a CDS encoding APC family permease, protein MIGLGAMLGAGVFAAPGPATAAAGGWVLVSLGLAAVVAYCNATSSAQLAALHPEAGGTYVYARERLGGYWGFLAGWSFVVGKTASLAAMALTVGAYVAPDLARPIGIAAVVALTAVNYRGVEKTARLTRVIVAVVLVVLALVVAAALVGGDAVPPSSAGAAPTSPWGVLQGAGLLFFAFAGYARIATLGEEVADPARTIPRAIPLALGIVVAVYAVVLGTGLRAVGAEGLAGSRAPLADVVAAGGWSALEPVVRVGAAVAAGGVLLSLLAGVSRTTLAMARRRELPGWLDAVHPTHRTPHHAEVAAAAIVIAIVLVADLRGAIGFSSLAVLTYYGLANASAFTLRGAERRWPRWLAGLGVALCAVLALTLPPVAVVGGAALLAAGSLVWAVARRTVGASGRG, encoded by the coding sequence GTGATCGGGCTCGGGGCCATGCTGGGCGCCGGCGTCTTCGCCGCCCCAGGTCCTGCGACCGCGGCGGCCGGGGGGTGGGTGCTCGTCAGCCTCGGCCTCGCCGCGGTCGTGGCGTACTGCAACGCGACCTCCTCCGCGCAGCTCGCCGCGCTCCACCCCGAAGCCGGCGGGACCTACGTCTACGCCCGCGAGCGCCTCGGCGGCTACTGGGGGTTCCTCGCCGGCTGGAGCTTCGTCGTCGGCAAGACCGCCAGCCTCGCGGCGATGGCGCTGACCGTCGGCGCCTACGTGGCGCCGGACCTCGCCCGACCGATCGGCATCGCCGCGGTCGTCGCGCTGACCGCCGTCAACTACCGCGGCGTGGAGAAGACCGCCCGGCTGACCCGCGTGATCGTGGCAGTCGTCCTGGTGGTGCTCGCCCTGGTGGTCGCCGCTGCGCTGGTCGGCGGGGACGCCGTCCCGCCGTCGTCCGCCGGCGCAGCGCCGACCAGCCCGTGGGGCGTCCTGCAGGGCGCGGGCCTGCTCTTCTTCGCCTTCGCCGGCTACGCCCGCATCGCCACGCTCGGGGAGGAGGTCGCCGACCCGGCCCGCACCATCCCGCGGGCGATCCCGCTCGCCCTCGGGATCGTCGTCGCGGTGTACGCGGTGGTGCTGGGCACCGGCCTGCGGGCGGTGGGTGCCGAGGGTCTGGCGGGATCTCGCGCGCCGCTGGCGGACGTCGTGGCCGCCGGCGGGTGGTCGGCGCTCGAACCGGTGGTGCGCGTCGGGGCCGCGGTCGCGGCGGGGGGTGTGCTGCTGTCCCTGCTCGCGGGGGTCAGCCGCACGACGCTGGCGATGGCCCGCCGCCGCGAGCTGCCCGGCTGGTTGGATGCCGTCCACCCCACCCACCGCACCCCGCACCACGCCGAGGTCGCGGCTGCCGCGATCGTGATCGCGATCGTGCTCGTCGCGGACCTGCGCGGCGCGATCGGCTTCAGCTCGCTCGCCGTGCTGACCTACTACGGCCTCGCCAACGCGTCGGCGTTCACGCTGCGGGGTGCCGAGCGCCGCTGGCCACGCTGGCTGGCCGGCCTGGGCGTGGCCCTCTGCGCGGTCCTGGCGCTCACCCTCCCCCCGGTGGCGGTCGTCGGCGGTGCGGCGCTGCTCGCCGCGGGATCCCTGGTGTGGGCCGTCGCACGCCGGACGGTCGGCGCGAGCGGTCGGGGGTGA
- a CDS encoding NAD(P)/FAD-dependent oxidoreductase, translated as MNGQTDVLVVGAGLAGLHTATRLAELGHAVHLVERRPTLSGTIRTTGIFVRRTLDDFDLPTAHLGPPIRRVVLYPPDRRRPVVLESDRDEYRVGDMGPLYEATADRAARAGVHLALGTRYAGRHLDTHALDTPTGPAAVRARFVVGADGARSHVARHLGLDRNRHLIVGAEEVYATTGPVGPPTFHCVLDPSLAPGYLAWVVDDGAHAHVGVAGYPDRFSCGMVRTLDRFAASAPGLPAARRTGQVERRGGPIPVGGLLRGIASPDGLLVGDAAGAVSPLTAGGLDPCLRLSELAAEVLDDALRTGRRDRLARYDGAALRARFRGRLLLRRGLSLVRTPALASASFVPLRTPAGRAAARRILFGDRSFPTP; from the coding sequence GTGAACGGCCAGACCGACGTCCTCGTCGTCGGCGCCGGCCTGGCGGGGCTGCACACCGCGACCCGACTGGCCGAGCTCGGGCACGCCGTCCACCTGGTCGAGCGGCGACCGACGCTCTCCGGGACGATCCGGACGACAGGGATCTTCGTCCGCCGGACCCTCGACGACTTCGACCTGCCCACCGCACACCTCGGACCGCCGATCCGCCGGGTCGTCCTGTACCCGCCCGACCGGCGACGCCCGGTGGTCCTCGAGAGCGACCGCGACGAGTACCGCGTCGGCGACATGGGCCCCCTGTACGAGGCGACCGCCGACCGGGCCGCGCGGGCCGGGGTGCACCTCGCCCTCGGCACCCGGTACGCCGGCCGACACCTCGACACCCACGCGCTGGACACGCCGACCGGCCCGGCCGCCGTCCGGGCGCGGTTCGTCGTCGGCGCCGACGGGGCTCGCTCGCACGTCGCGCGGCACCTCGGCCTCGACCGGAACCGCCACCTCATCGTCGGGGCCGAGGAGGTGTACGCCACCACCGGCCCCGTCGGCCCGCCGACCTTCCACTGCGTCCTCGACCCCTCCCTCGCACCGGGCTACCTGGCCTGGGTCGTCGACGACGGCGCGCACGCCCACGTGGGGGTGGCCGGATACCCCGACCGCTTCAGCTGCGGGATGGTGCGCACCCTAGACCGCTTCGCGGCCTCCGCACCGGGCCTGCCGGCGGCGCGCCGCACCGGTCAGGTCGAGCGACGGGGCGGGCCGATCCCCGTCGGCGGCCTGCTGCGGGGGATCGCCAGCCCGGACGGGCTGCTGGTCGGCGACGCCGCAGGGGCGGTCTCGCCCCTCACCGCCGGTGGGCTGGACCCCTGCCTGCGGCTGTCCGAGCTGGCCGCAGAGGTGCTGGACGACGCGCTCAGGACCGGCCGACGCGACCGGCTGGCCCGCTACGACGGGGCTGCCCTGCGCGCTCGGTTCCGCGGTCGCCTGCTCCTGCGGCGGGGCCTGTCGCTGGTCCGCACGCCCGCGCTCGCCAGCGCGTCGTTCGTGCCCCTGCGCACCCCCGCCGGGCGAGCCGCAGCCCGACGCATCCTGTTCGGGGACCGGTCCTTCCCGACGCCATGA
- a CDS encoding relaxase domain-containing protein, with product MTAGAGYRYLLNSVAVGDAVREPGRGLVDYYTVEGCPPGRWLGSGLPGLGSGQLQAGAVVTEEQVARLLGHGRDPLTGDPLGRAYPQYRTRAERIAGRVARLDTNLDDDARAAAVARITAEEWKRRSRRAVAGFDLTFSVPKSVSVLWALT from the coding sequence ATGACCGCCGGCGCCGGCTACCGGTACCTGCTGAACTCCGTCGCCGTCGGCGACGCCGTCCGCGAGCCCGGACGTGGGCTGGTCGACTACTACACCGTCGAGGGCTGCCCACCAGGACGGTGGCTCGGCTCAGGGCTGCCCGGCCTGGGCAGCGGGCAGCTGCAAGCAGGTGCGGTGGTCACCGAGGAGCAGGTGGCACGCCTGCTCGGCCATGGCCGCGATCCGCTCACAGGCGATCCGTTGGGACGCGCCTACCCCCAGTACCGCACTCGGGCGGAGCGGATCGCCGGCCGCGTCGCCAGGCTCGACACGAACCTGGACGACGATGCCCGCGCGGCCGCCGTCGCACGGATCACGGCGGAGGAGTGGAAGCGGCGGTCCCGTCGTGCGGTGGCGGGGTTTGACTTGACGTTCAGCGTCCCCAAGTCGGTGTCGGTGTTGTGGGCGCTCACGG
- a CDS encoding helix-turn-helix domain-containing protein, whose product MSGGDLLPDVDDPDRVARARVHAALGDPVRLAIVEALVDSDLAPDEVAAALGVGTNALAHHLNVLERAGVVDRTRSHGDGRRRYLILRGDRLAHLVDARRWRAGSVLFVCTANAARSQMAAALWALRSTVPASSAGRDPATAVADLAVATAARHGLEIQPAAPRGYGAVDESPGLVISVCDRAREADVPFDAPRLHWSVPDPVAAGDAEAFEAAFDVLDRRISQLAPRVVAP is encoded by the coding sequence GTGAGCGGCGGGGACCTGCTGCCGGACGTCGACGACCCCGACCGGGTGGCTCGCGCACGGGTCCACGCCGCGCTGGGCGACCCGGTGCGGTTGGCCATCGTCGAGGCGCTGGTGGACTCCGACCTCGCCCCCGACGAGGTGGCGGCCGCGCTCGGCGTGGGCACCAACGCGCTGGCGCACCACCTGAACGTGCTCGAGCGGGCCGGCGTCGTCGACCGCACCCGATCCCACGGCGATGGGCGCCGGCGGTACCTCATCCTCCGCGGAGACCGCCTCGCGCACCTCGTCGACGCTCGCCGGTGGCGTGCGGGGTCGGTGCTGTTCGTCTGCACGGCGAACGCGGCCCGGTCCCAGATGGCCGCGGCCCTGTGGGCCCTCCGGTCGACCGTCCCGGCGAGCTCTGCGGGCCGCGACCCCGCGACCGCGGTGGCCGACCTCGCGGTCGCCACCGCAGCGCGCCACGGCCTCGAGATCCAGCCGGCCGCGCCGCGCGGCTACGGCGCCGTGGACGAGTCGCCGGGGCTGGTGATCAGCGTCTGCGACCGCGCGCGGGAGGCCGACGTGCCCTTCGACGCCCCGCGGTTGCACTGGTCGGTACCCGACCCCGTGGCCGCCGGCGACGCCGAGGCGTTCGAGGCCGCCTTCGACGTGCTCGACCGGCGGATCAGCCAGCTCGCCCCCCGGGTCGTCGCACCGTGA
- a CDS encoding DUF2975 domain-containing protein yields the protein MATAHRVVATLRILLALAFAASLLAQVVVVPAVWARVAERTPELAYLRWPTLVVAVLELVCVEVVIVCTWRLLALVRRDRIFDEGAFAWVDAIVGAVAVGWVLMLATFGYVAATWDGPGLVAALGVVLLAGAVLGLLVVVMRALLVQATTLRSDLEGVI from the coding sequence ATGGCTACGGCGCATCGGGTGGTCGCCACCCTCAGGATCCTGCTCGCGCTCGCGTTCGCTGCGTCCCTCCTCGCCCAGGTCGTCGTCGTGCCAGCGGTGTGGGCCCGCGTGGCGGAGCGCACCCCGGAGCTCGCCTACCTGCGGTGGCCGACCCTCGTCGTCGCGGTGCTGGAGCTGGTCTGCGTCGAGGTGGTGATCGTCTGCACCTGGCGGCTGCTCGCACTGGTCCGGCGTGACCGCATCTTCGACGAGGGAGCCTTCGCCTGGGTCGACGCGATCGTCGGCGCGGTGGCCGTCGGCTGGGTGCTGATGCTGGCCACGTTCGGCTACGTGGCGGCCACCTGGGACGGGCCGGGTCTCGTCGCCGCGCTCGGGGTCGTGCTGCTCGCCGGCGCGGTCCTCGGCCTCCTCGTCGTGGTCATGCGCGCCCTGCTGGTGCAGGCCACGACCCTGCGGTCGGACCTCGAGGGGGTCATCTGA
- a CDS encoding class I SAM-dependent methyltransferase — protein sequence MPTNFDDRAETWDDDPAKVDRARVVAAAIRASVPLTPSTRLLEYGAGTGLVSQTLAGHVGPITLAEPSAGMRRVMLAKVAAGTLPDDARIWDLDLATGAVPDERFDLVATVMTLHHIPDLAPVLRGFATLLQDGGHLCVVDLEAEDGSSHSTDPGFDGHHGFEVAALQDELRVAGFSDVHVERCHEIEKDGASYPLFLATAVVRSEG from the coding sequence ATGCCGACGAACTTCGACGACAGGGCCGAGACCTGGGACGACGATCCCGCCAAGGTCGACCGTGCCCGGGTGGTGGCCGCGGCCATCCGGGCGTCCGTGCCGCTCACGCCGTCGACGCGGCTGCTCGAGTACGGGGCGGGGACCGGGCTGGTGTCCCAGACCCTGGCCGGCCACGTCGGACCGATCACGCTGGCGGAGCCGTCCGCCGGCATGCGGAGGGTGATGCTCGCCAAGGTCGCCGCGGGGACGTTGCCGGACGACGCCAGGATCTGGGACCTCGACCTGGCCACCGGTGCGGTGCCCGACGAGCGGTTCGACCTCGTCGCCACCGTCATGACCCTCCACCACATCCCCGACCTGGCCCCGGTGCTGCGCGGGTTCGCCACCCTCCTGCAGGACGGCGGGCACCTCTGCGTCGTCGACCTCGAGGCGGAGGACGGCTCGTCCCACTCGACCGACCCGGGGTTCGACGGCCACCACGGCTTCGAGGTCGCTGCCCTGCAGGACGAGCTGCGCGTGGCCGGCTTCAGCGACGTGCACGTCGAGCGGTGCCACGAGATCGAGAAGGACGGCGCCAGCTACCCGCTGTTCCTCGCCACCGCCGTGGTCAGATCCGAGGGATGA
- a CDS encoding metalloregulator ArsR/SmtB family transcription factor, which produces MTATTVTGPAALRLLGDDRRWRLLQELARTDARVGELVQRIGSPQNLVSYHLAQLRRAGIVSTRRSTADGRDTYYRLEVQRCGELLATAGAQLTPSLHLTRRRGPRRFTGPPRRVLFLCTGNSARSQMAEALAVHLSDGAVQARSAGSHPKPVHPYAVQVMAERGIDISTATSRHLDEVVDHPVDRVITLCDKVREVCPELPGATASHWSTPNPADAEEADRYDAFARTAAELEDRVGVLLDELSTPADEEDPDGR; this is translated from the coding sequence ATGACGGCGACGACGGTGACCGGCCCCGCGGCCCTGCGGCTGCTCGGCGACGACCGGCGTTGGCGCCTCCTGCAGGAGCTGGCCCGCACCGATGCGCGCGTCGGCGAGCTGGTCCAGCGCATCGGCAGCCCCCAGAACCTGGTCTCCTACCACCTGGCGCAGCTGCGGCGCGCCGGGATCGTGTCCACCCGCCGGAGCACCGCGGACGGGCGCGACACCTACTACCGCCTCGAGGTCCAGCGGTGCGGTGAGCTGCTGGCCACGGCCGGTGCGCAGCTCACGCCCTCGCTGCACCTGACCCGCCGCCGTGGACCGCGCCGCTTCACGGGACCACCCCGACGCGTGCTGTTCCTCTGCACCGGCAACAGCGCTCGCTCGCAGATGGCCGAGGCCCTGGCCGTCCACCTCTCCGACGGCGCGGTCCAGGCCCGTAGCGCGGGGAGCCACCCGAAGCCTGTGCACCCCTACGCCGTCCAGGTGATGGCCGAGCGCGGCATCGACATCTCGACGGCGACGAGCCGACACCTCGACGAGGTGGTCGACCACCCCGTCGACCGCGTGATCACCCTCTGCGACAAGGTCCGGGAGGTGTGCCCCGAGCTGCCGGGTGCGACCGCGTCGCACTGGAGCACGCCCAACCCCGCGGACGCCGAGGAGGCGGACCGCTACGACGCGTTCGCCCGGACCGCCGCCGAGCTCGAGGACCGCGTCGGCGTGCTGCTCGACGAGCTCTCCACCCCTGCTGACGAGGAGGACCCCGATGGCCGCTGA
- a CDS encoding VanW family protein: MRDVTTDADHARDQDQRSDDPTGRPPQPHGSSARTDWHPTLTVEARRRPWRLWAGLGGAVALLLAVGVAGALLLPGGTTLAGTRVAGAGDAPVALGEAQQALADVRLRFTTTVGTEATFTGADLGLDVDEARSAAEIGRGLPSLQVWAERITDGPVAVPFTTRPPAPDVLDDVAEAISRPPQPADVVVTAAGVEVADGADGVTVSTAAVDTAVEDAVRTIATTSPQDWPDVVDVDVDGQVEPPAVAQADIDAVTASLERFEAAEVTLVATTPTPPSEEDGGTAAADELTRTAITLTPRELRALVDVEPVDGAAPGERLTLVPDPRTPPPRIVALLDTAAIPPDVEATVVDRSPTPERGDDLTDVSEISGEVVVEGTRSGFEPDRQATIAGIVDAALAGGGEVSVAGTEAPDVEPAELGITAPVSTFTTFFTAGQSRNQNIARIAEIVDGTIIRPGESYELNHAVGRRTVDNGFTLGGAILDGELVSDVGGGVSQFATTFFNAAWFAGVELVDWKPHSFYFDRYPAGREATINYPNVNLEIRNDTPHAILVDTDTDATSVTVTFWSTPYWDVQTITGPCACGGSFSITVDRIRTAPGGSPIEESYTTTYTVPTSSR; the protein is encoded by the coding sequence GTGCGCGACGTGACCACCGATGCGGATCACGCCCGCGACCAGGACCAGCGATCAGACGACCCGACCGGTCGACCGCCGCAGCCCCACGGGAGCTCCGCGCGGACCGACTGGCACCCCACCCTCACCGTGGAGGCGCGACGGCGCCCGTGGCGGCTCTGGGCGGGGCTGGGGGGAGCGGTCGCGCTGCTCCTGGCGGTGGGCGTGGCCGGTGCGCTCCTGCTGCCGGGCGGCACGACGCTGGCCGGGACGCGCGTGGCCGGTGCCGGCGACGCCCCGGTCGCGCTGGGTGAGGCCCAGCAGGCGCTCGCCGACGTGCGGCTCCGGTTCACCACGACGGTCGGCACCGAGGCCACGTTCACCGGTGCAGACCTCGGCCTCGACGTCGACGAGGCGCGATCGGCTGCCGAGATCGGCCGGGGGCTGCCCTCGCTGCAGGTCTGGGCCGAGCGGATCACCGACGGGCCGGTCGCGGTGCCCTTCACCACCAGACCGCCCGCCCCCGACGTGCTCGACGACGTCGCGGAGGCCATCTCGCGGCCGCCCCAGCCGGCTGACGTCGTGGTGACCGCCGCCGGGGTCGAGGTCGCCGACGGTGCCGACGGTGTCACGGTGTCGACCGCCGCGGTCGACACCGCCGTCGAGGACGCCGTCCGGACCATCGCCACCACCTCCCCGCAGGACTGGCCCGACGTCGTCGACGTCGACGTCGACGGGCAGGTCGAGCCGCCGGCCGTCGCCCAGGCGGACATCGACGCGGTCACCGCATCCCTCGAGCGGTTCGAGGCCGCCGAGGTGACGCTGGTCGCCACGACGCCGACGCCGCCGAGCGAGGAGGACGGCGGGACCGCCGCAGCCGACGAGCTCACCCGGACGGCGATCACGCTGACCCCTCGCGAGCTCCGGGCCCTCGTCGACGTCGAGCCGGTGGACGGCGCCGCCCCCGGCGAGCGCCTCACCCTGGTCCCGGACCCCCGGACCCCGCCACCGCGGATCGTGGCGCTGCTCGACACCGCGGCGATCCCCCCGGACGTGGAGGCGACGGTCGTGGACCGCTCGCCCACGCCCGAGCGGGGTGACGACCTGACCGACGTGTCGGAGATCAGCGGCGAGGTGGTCGTGGAGGGCACCCGCTCCGGCTTCGAACCGGACCGGCAGGCGACGATCGCGGGGATCGTCGATGCCGCCCTGGCCGGCGGGGGGGAGGTGTCGGTGGCCGGCACCGAGGCGCCCGACGTCGAGCCGGCGGAGCTCGGCATCACCGCGCCGGTGTCGACCTTCACGACCTTCTTCACCGCCGGGCAGTCCCGCAACCAGAACATCGCCCGGATCGCCGAGATCGTCGACGGGACGATCATCCGGCCAGGCGAGTCCTACGAGCTCAACCACGCGGTCGGCCGGCGCACGGTGGACAACGGCTTCACCCTCGGCGGGGCCATCCTCGACGGCGAGCTGGTGAGCGACGTGGGCGGCGGGGTCAGCCAGTTCGCCACGACGTTCTTCAACGCGGCGTGGTTCGCCGGTGTCGAGCTGGTGGACTGGAAGCCGCACAGCTTCTACTTCGACCGGTACCCCGCCGGGCGCGAGGCGACGATCAACTACCCGAACGTCAACCTCGAGATCCGCAACGACACGCCGCACGCGATCCTCGTCGACACCGACACCGACGCCACCTCGGTGACGGTCACGTTCTGGTCGACGCCCTACTGGGACGTCCAGACGATAACCGGGCCCTGCGCCTGCGGCGGGTCGTTCTCGATCACGGTCGACCGGATCCGGACCGCGCCGGGTGGCTCGCCGATCGAGGAGTCCTACACGACGACCTACACCGTGCCGACCTCCAGCCGATAG
- a CDS encoding helix-turn-helix domain-containing protein, giving the protein MPIVVRLDVELAKHKMGVGEFAERVGLTPANVAVLKNGRAKAVRFSTLDAMCRVLGCQPGDLLEWVEE; this is encoded by the coding sequence ATGCCGATCGTCGTGCGCCTCGACGTCGAGCTCGCCAAGCACAAGATGGGGGTGGGGGAGTTCGCCGAGCGGGTCGGCCTGACCCCCGCGAACGTGGCGGTGCTGAAGAACGGGCGGGCCAAGGCGGTCCGGTTCTCGACCCTCGACGCGATGTGCCGCGTCCTGGGCTGCCAGCCCGGCGACCTCCTCGAGTGGGTGGAGGAGTGA